Proteins encoded together in one Formosa sp. Hel3_A1_48 window:
- the trpA gene encoding tryptophan synthase subunit alpha, translating to MNRIQAKLKEDKKLLSIYFSSGFPEVNDTVEIIKRLEKSGVDMIEIGLPFSDPLADGPTIQASSTKALQNGMNTALLFKQLKDIRKEVSIPLILMGYFNPMLQYGVEAFCKKCHEVGIDGFIIPDLPAQVYHEEYKAIFDRYGLLNIFLITPQTSDERIRYMDSISEGFIYMVSSASTTGTQSGFGQTQQDYFKRIENLNLKNPQIVGFGISNKETFVQATTHAKGAIIGSAFIKYIDTQGVDKIHEFVGNILN from the coding sequence ATGAACAGAATTCAAGCAAAACTAAAAGAAGATAAAAAGCTGCTCTCAATTTATTTTTCATCAGGTTTCCCTGAGGTTAATGATACTGTTGAAATTATAAAACGTCTTGAAAAAAGCGGAGTGGACATGATTGAAATCGGATTGCCTTTCAGTGACCCGCTAGCCGATGGACCAACTATACAAGCAAGTTCAACAAAAGCCCTACAAAATGGCATGAATACGGCCTTGCTTTTTAAGCAACTCAAAGACATCAGAAAAGAGGTCTCTATTCCATTGATCCTTATGGGTTATTTTAATCCAATGCTACAATATGGTGTCGAAGCTTTTTGTAAAAAATGCCATGAAGTTGGAATCGATGGCTTTATTATTCCAGACTTACCAGCACAAGTGTACCATGAGGAGTACAAAGCGATTTTTGATCGCTATGGATTACTCAATATTTTCTTAATTACACCACAAACCTCTGATGAACGTATTCGTTATATGGACTCGATTTCAGAAGGATTTATTTATATGGTGAGTAGTGCCAGCACAACTGGAACTCAAAGCGGTTTTGGACAAACACAACAAGATTATTTCAAGCGCATTGAAAATTTGAACCTAAAGAATCCACAAATTGTTGGGTTTGGAATTTCGAATAAAGAAACATTTGTACAAGCTACAACACATGCCAAAGGAGCCATCATCGGCAGTGCCTTTATCAAATATATTGATACTCAAGGGGTCGATAAAATTCACGAATTTGTTGGGAATATTTTAAATTAA
- the yaaA gene encoding peroxide stress protein YaaA: protein MKLVISPAKSLNYDSKLPTGFSSESCFLNEAKELNTLLKKKSPKALSELMHISPKLGALNYERNQNWSLPFSSENARQAIYAFDGDVYRGLDAYSISEEKLDILQDTVRIISGLYGLLKPLDLIQPYRLEMGTKFPFGKNKNLYEFWRKKITTALNDELYEDELLVNLASQEYFKAIDAKALKTPLIHVDFKEFKNGQFKTIAIFSKRARGLMTRYIIDSNAQTAEELKSFNIDRYAYDANLSSDHKLVFTR, encoded by the coding sequence ATGAAACTCGTCATCTCACCCGCCAAGTCACTCAATTACGATAGTAAATTGCCTACGGGCTTTAGTTCGGAGAGTTGTTTTTTGAATGAAGCTAAAGAGCTGAACACACTCCTCAAAAAAAAATCTCCAAAAGCTCTATCAGAACTTATGCATATTTCACCTAAACTTGGAGCGCTTAACTATGAACGCAACCAAAATTGGTCACTGCCTTTTAGTTCTGAAAATGCACGTCAGGCCATTTATGCGTTTGATGGCGATGTTTATCGCGGTTTGGATGCGTATTCCATTTCTGAAGAAAAATTAGATATTTTACAAGATACGGTTCGGATAATTTCTGGGCTCTATGGACTGCTTAAACCTTTGGATTTGATTCAACCTTACCGTTTGGAAATGGGCACAAAATTTCCTTTTGGAAAAAATAAAAACCTTTATGAGTTTTGGCGAAAGAAAATCACAACAGCCCTGAATGATGAGCTGTATGAGGATGAGCTTTTAGTCAATTTAGCCAGTCAAGAATATTTTAAAGCCATTGATGCGAAAGCTCTTAAAACGCCTTTAATTCATGTTGATTTTAAGGAGTTTAAAAATGGTCAATTCAAAACCATTGCCATTTTTTCTAAACGCGCTCGTGGACTAATGACGCGTTACATTATCGACTCGAATGCACAAACTGCTGAAGAGCTAAAAAGCTTTAATATTGACCGCTATGCTTATGACGCTAACCTTTCCTCAGATCATAAATTGGTCTTTACACGTTAA